One region of Chryseobacterium sp. C-71 genomic DNA includes:
- a CDS encoding alginate export family protein — protein sequence MKKYIVPFFVILVSSLFVKAQTLPPIKALRADENYDILLQNDSLRNASFLNQLKAIPLNNSKSVYLNIGGEYRPRWEHTDNKNWSSKETADEDFYSQRLMFHTDLHLGKYVRVFGQLTHGLISLEEPVYTQSDKLDLHQAFAEFTVPIKNSTLKLRAGRQELLLGSGRLMAFRDGLNSRRSFDMARFIFDNKMLNANLFLGREVKVPNGFFDNNSGNAPYTWGGGINAKTEKILGNSSLYYIGFDTKLIKYNDGANPETRHTIGLRRWGNVGKRFKYNTEINYQFGKFGDKTISAYSIEGDWHFTLINTKFKPDFGIKLDYISGDKNIGDNKMGTFNPYFNNPAYFGLITQVAAMNMFDIHPSIKLQLNKKLTATAETNFYWRAQLNDGLYSGSKALLRASNNNKSRWIGWQGGLKFEYEISRYIKLSNETYYFAAGDFIKNTGESKNTFYNGLTMWIGF from the coding sequence ATGAAAAAATATATAGTTCCCTTTTTTGTGATTTTGGTAAGTTCGCTTTTTGTAAAAGCACAAACATTACCTCCGATAAAAGCATTACGAGCCGACGAAAATTACGATATACTGCTGCAAAACGACAGTCTTCGTAATGCTTCTTTTCTCAATCAACTCAAAGCAATTCCGCTTAACAATAGTAAATCTGTTTACCTAAATATCGGTGGCGAATACCGTCCAAGATGGGAACATACCGACAATAAAAACTGGAGCAGTAAAGAAACCGCAGATGAAGATTTTTATTCTCAAAGATTGATGTTTCATACTGATTTGCATTTGGGAAAATATGTTCGTGTTTTTGGACAGCTTACGCACGGTTTAATTTCTTTGGAAGAGCCGGTTTATACACAGTCTGACAAATTAGATTTGCATCAGGCATTTGCGGAATTTACCGTTCCTATAAAAAACTCAACATTAAAATTACGGGCAGGAAGACAGGAATTATTGTTAGGTTCTGGACGTTTGATGGCGTTTCGTGATGGGCTCAACAGTCGCAGAAGTTTTGATATGGCCCGATTTATTTTTGATAATAAAATGCTTAATGCCAATTTATTTCTTGGAAGAGAAGTAAAAGTTCCCAATGGTTTTTTTGATAATAATTCCGGCAACGCTCCTTACACTTGGGGAGGCGGAATAAATGCCAAAACAGAGAAAATTCTGGGAAATTCTTCATTATATTACATCGGGTTTGATACCAAATTGATAAAATATAATGACGGTGCCAATCCCGAAACAAGACATACCATTGGTTTAAGAAGATGGGGGAATGTTGGAAAACGGTTTAAATACAATACTGAAATCAATTATCAGTTCGGGAAATTTGGAGACAAAACAATCAGTGCCTATTCTATCGAAGGAGATTGGCATTTTACATTAATCAACACAAAATTCAAACCTGATTTCGGGATAAAATTAGATTACATCTCGGGAGACAAGAATATAGGAGATAATAAAATGGGAACTTTCAACCCTTATTTTAATAATCCTGCCTATTTCGGTTTAATCACACAAGTTGCCGCTATGAATATGTTTGACATTCATCCATCAATAAAATTGCAATTGAACAAAAAACTCACTGCAACAGCAGAAACCAACTTTTATTGGCGTGCACAATTGAATGACGGCTTATACAGCGGATCTAAAGCTTTATTAAGAGCATCAAACAACAACAAAAGCCGATGGATTGGTTGGCAAGGCGGATTAAAATTTGAATATGAAATCAGCAGATATATTAAATTATCTAACGAAACTTACTATTTTGCAGCAGGCGATTTCATCAAAAACACAGGAGAAAGCAAAAACACTTTTTATAATGGATTGACAATGTGGATTGGGTTTTAG
- a CDS encoding aminotransferase class V-fold PLP-dependent enzyme codes for MFDIQEIRSQFSILNQQVNGKPLVYLDNAATSQKPNSVLEIWNQYYTEINANVHRGIHTLSQLATEEMELSRRKIQKFINAQHDFEVIFTKGTTEGINLIAYILTGKLKKDDEIIISYLEHHSNIVPWQLLCERTGAKLRVIPIDENGILQLDYLDEFLNEKTKVVSVNQVSNALGIVNPIEEIIAKTRANSDAYIVIDGAQSAPHFKIDVQSLDCDFFVFSGHKMYAPMGTGILYGKQAVLEDLPPFHGGGEMIAVCSFDQTTYAGLPFKYEAGTPNVGGNIALGAAVDFINKVGHENIQNHENALLEYAQKHLLEIEGLKVYGENANRTGVVSFNLIGMGISSDVGMILDKMGVAVRTGHHCTQPIMDFFNIAGTVRASFAVYNTFEEIDLLVEGVKKAQRMLA; via the coding sequence ATGTTTGACATTCAGGAAATAAGAAGTCAGTTTTCTATATTAAACCAGCAAGTGAATGGTAAACCGTTGGTTTACTTAGATAATGCAGCAACATCACAGAAGCCAAATTCAGTACTTGAAATTTGGAATCAATATTATACAGAAATCAATGCTAACGTACACAGAGGAATTCATACGTTGAGTCAGTTGGCAACAGAAGAAATGGAGCTTTCGAGAAGAAAAATCCAGAAATTCATTAATGCTCAACATGATTTTGAAGTTATTTTCACGAAAGGAACCACAGAAGGAATCAACCTCATCGCTTATATTCTCACAGGGAAATTAAAAAAAGACGATGAGATTATCATTTCATACCTAGAACATCATTCGAATATCGTTCCTTGGCAATTGTTGTGTGAAAGAACCGGCGCAAAACTTCGTGTCATACCAATCGATGAAAACGGAATTCTGCAGTTGGATTATTTAGATGAATTTTTAAATGAAAAAACAAAAGTCGTTTCTGTGAATCAGGTTTCTAATGCTTTAGGAATTGTTAATCCGATTGAAGAAATTATTGCGAAAACAAGAGCGAATTCAGATGCATATATTGTTATAGACGGTGCACAATCTGCTCCGCATTTCAAAATTGATGTTCAGTCTTTAGATTGTGATTTCTTTGTGTTTTCGGGTCATAAAATGTACGCTCCGATGGGAACCGGTATTCTGTACGGAAAACAGGCTGTTCTTGAAGATCTGCCGCCATTCCACGGTGGAGGAGAGATGATTGCGGTTTGTTCGTTTGATCAGACTACTTACGCAGGATTACCTTTTAAATATGAAGCCGGAACTCCAAACGTAGGTGGTAATATAGCTTTAGGTGCAGCGGTTGACTTTATCAATAAAGTCGGTCATGAAAATATACAAAATCATGAAAATGCGCTACTTGAATACGCTCAAAAACATCTTTTAGAAATTGAAGGTTTAAAAGTTTATGGTGAAAATGCCAACAGAACTGGAGTTGTTTCTTTTAACTTAATTGGAATGGGAATTTCCTCAGATGTCGGAATGATTCTCGATAAAATGGGCGTTGCCGTAAGAACCGGACATCATTGTACACAGCCGATCATGGATTTCTTTAATATTGCAGGAACGGTGAGAGCAAGTTTTGCAGTGTACAATACATTTGAAGAGATTGATCTTTTAGTTGAAGGTGTGAAAAAAGCACAGAGAATGCTGGCGTAA
- the hemE gene encoding uroporphyrinogen decarboxylase codes for MIKNDLYLKALRGETVERPPVWMMRQAGRYLPEFIALRDKYDFFTRCQTPELASEITVQPIRRYPLDAAILFSDILVVPQAMGIDFKMKENVGPWLDNPIRTMEDVQNVIVPDVNDTLGYVFDAIELTLIKLDNEIPLIGFAGSPWTLLCYCVEGKGSKAFDIAKSFCFQQPEAAHLLLQKITDTTIAYLKRKVEKGVSAVQVFDSWGGMLSPQDYQEFSWQYISQIVEALAPLTHVVVFGKGCWFALEDMTMSPVSALGVDWTIKPELARTLTNHTMTLQGNFDPARLHSTPETIKKMVNEMINRFGKDRYIANLGHGILPNIPLENAEAFIRAVVDWKPNN; via the coding sequence ATGATTAAAAACGACCTATATTTAAAAGCACTTCGTGGCGAAACCGTAGAAAGACCACCGGTTTGGATGATGAGACAGGCAGGAAGATATTTACCTGAATTCATCGCATTACGTGATAAATACGACTTTTTCACAAGATGTCAAACTCCGGAACTAGCTTCTGAAATTACCGTTCAGCCGATCAGAAGATATCCTTTGGATGCTGCGATTTTATTTTCTGACATTTTAGTCGTTCCTCAGGCAATGGGAATTGATTTTAAAATGAAAGAAAATGTAGGCCCATGGTTGGATAATCCTATCAGAACGATGGAAGATGTGCAGAATGTGATCGTTCCGGACGTGAATGATACTTTAGGCTACGTTTTTGATGCGATTGAACTGACTTTAATTAAACTAGACAACGAAATTCCGTTGATTGGCTTTGCAGGTTCGCCTTGGACGCTTCTTTGCTACTGCGTGGAAGGAAAAGGAAGTAAAGCTTTTGATATTGCGAAATCTTTCTGCTTCCAGCAGCCTGAAGCTGCACACTTACTACTTCAGAAAATCACAGATACTACGATTGCTTATTTGAAAAGAAAAGTGGAAAAAGGAGTATCTGCAGTTCAGGTTTTTGATTCTTGGGGCGGAATGCTTTCTCCACAAGATTATCAGGAATTTTCTTGGCAGTACATCAGTCAGATTGTTGAAGCTTTGGCTCCTTTAACGCACGTTGTGGTGTTCGGAAAAGGATGCTGGTTTGCTTTGGAAGATATGACAATGTCGCCAGTTTCTGCATTGGGTGTTGACTGGACGATTAAACCTGAACTGGCGAGAACACTGACGAATCACACAATGACACTTCAGGGAAATTTTGACCCTGCGAGATTACACTCAACTCCGGAAACCATCAAGAAAATGGTGAACGAAATGATCAATCGTTTCGGAAAAGACCGATATATTGCCAACTTGGGTCATGGAATTTTACCTAATATTCCTTTGGAAAATGCGGAAGCGTTTATCAGAGCGGTGGTAGATTGGAAGCCGAATAATTAA
- a CDS encoding IS110 family transposase gives MKNYFVGIDISKDTLDVCVMSENDEKEIFFKVENSVEGVEKMISTNVRKDSQLRYCFENTGNYGLLLAKILENHNLPYYQIPALEIKLSQGIQRGKNDKVDSWRIARYAKVHCNELKLHALPEKEILMIKNLLTYRNHLIKIRTQFKNEKQSFHQINKIADVSYQIDEIAEHIKRLDNNIDLVEKRIQQEIDKQQQISTNYKKITKVKGVGMLTAAYMIVLTNNFTAFQNPRKFNCYAGLAPFEHSSGTSIKGKTKTSKLRNKRIKTVLFNGANSAVIYDEELKSYYKRKKEEGKAHNSIINAVCCKLVYRMFAVIKREEPFVNLVRYNLHMS, from the coding sequence ATGAAAAATTATTTTGTCGGAATAGACATTTCTAAAGATACATTGGATGTCTGTGTAATGAGTGAGAATGACGAAAAAGAGATTTTCTTTAAGGTAGAAAACTCGGTTGAAGGAGTTGAAAAGATGATTTCAACTAACGTAAGAAAGGATTCCCAGTTACGGTATTGCTTTGAAAACACCGGTAACTACGGGCTTCTTCTTGCTAAAATATTAGAAAACCATAATCTGCCTTATTATCAGATTCCTGCCTTGGAAATAAAGTTGAGTCAGGGAATTCAGAGAGGGAAAAATGATAAAGTAGATTCGTGGAGAATAGCAAGGTATGCAAAAGTTCACTGTAATGAACTCAAACTCCATGCTCTTCCGGAGAAAGAAATTCTTATGATAAAAAACCTTCTGACCTACAGAAACCATTTGATAAAGATAAGAACGCAGTTTAAAAATGAGAAACAATCTTTTCATCAAATAAATAAAATTGCCGATGTTAGCTATCAAATAGATGAGATTGCAGAACACATCAAACGATTGGACAACAATATTGATTTGGTAGAAAAAAGAATACAGCAGGAAATTGATAAACAACAGCAAATAAGCACGAATTATAAGAAAATAACCAAAGTAAAAGGAGTAGGTATGCTGACCGCTGCTTATATGATTGTTTTGACTAATAATTTTACAGCGTTTCAGAATCCCAGAAAATTCAATTGCTATGCAGGTTTAGCTCCCTTTGAGCATTCCTCGGGAACGAGTATTAAAGGAAAGACCAAAACCAGCAAGCTTAGAAATAAGAGGATTAAAACGGTACTCTTTAATGGTGCAAATTCGGCAGTTATTTACGATGAGGAGCTAAAATCTTATTACAAGAGAAAAAAAGAAGAGGGAAAAGCCCATAATTCCATTATTAATGCTGTTTGCTGTAAACTTGTTTACAGAATGTTTGCCGTTATAAAAAGAGAAGAACCTTTCGTAAATTTAGTGAGATATAATTTGCATATGTCTTAG
- a CDS encoding ribose-phosphate pyrophosphokinase produces the protein MAEQQSYLFSTRTSKELAEKIAHHYGKELGKIIIQEFSDGEFEPVLDESVRGGRVFLIASTFPPADNLLELLLMIDASKRASAKSITVVLPYFGLARQDRKDKPRAPIGAKLVANLLTAAGATRIMTMDLHADQIQGFFEIPVDHLYASTIFVDYIRDMNLDNLTIASPDMGGAKRAKNYAGHLGADVVIAYKERKKANVIEEMFLIGDVEGKNVILIDDMIDTAGTLCKAAGILMEKGAKSVRAMATHGVLSGKAYENIENSQLLEVIVTDSIPVKTNLSSKIKVLSCAPLFADVMKMVHEHQSISSKFVI, from the coding sequence ATGGCCGAGCAACAAAGTTATCTATTTTCGACAAGAACTAGTAAGGAGCTAGCAGAAAAAATTGCCCATCACTATGGGAAAGAATTAGGGAAAATCATCATCCAGGAGTTCAGTGATGGTGAATTTGAACCTGTGCTAGACGAATCTGTAAGAGGAGGAAGGGTTTTCCTAATTGCTTCTACATTTCCACCGGCAGATAATCTTTTAGAGCTTCTTCTAATGATTGACGCATCAAAAAGAGCTTCTGCTAAAAGCATTACCGTTGTGCTTCCATATTTCGGGCTGGCAAGACAAGACAGAAAAGACAAGCCAAGAGCACCTATCGGAGCAAAATTGGTAGCAAACCTTTTAACTGCTGCCGGAGCAACCAGAATCATGACTATGGATCTGCACGCAGACCAAATTCAAGGATTCTTTGAAATCCCTGTTGATCATTTGTATGCTTCTACAATTTTTGTAGATTACATCAGAGATATGAATCTTGATAATTTGACTATCGCTTCTCCGGATATGGGTGGTGCAAAAAGAGCGAAAAACTATGCAGGTCACCTAGGTGCAGACGTTGTAATTGCTTACAAAGAAAGAAAAAAAGCAAACGTAATCGAAGAAATGTTCCTTATCGGGGATGTGGAGGGTAAAAACGTGATCCTTATCGATGATATGATTGATACCGCAGGAACACTTTGTAAAGCTGCAGGTATTTTAATGGAAAAAGGTGCAAAATCTGTAAGAGCAATGGCGACTCACGGTGTGCTTTCAGGAAAGGCTTATGAGAATATTGAGAACTCACAATTGCTGGAAGTTATTGTAACTGACTCAATTCCTGTGAAAACTAATTTGTCATCTAAAATAAAAGTGCTATCTTGCGCCCCATTATTTGCTGACGTTATGAAGATGGTGCACGAGCATCAATCAATTAGCAGTAAGTTTGTTATTTAA
- a CDS encoding TMEM175 family protein: MKTSRLEAFSDGVIAIIITIMVLELKAPEETNLKGLISIAPIFISYLSFIYVGIYWNSHHHLFQITEKVNGKILWANLHLLFWLSLIPFTTSWIGENHIEAMSVSLYGFVFLMSAIAFLILKIQILKSSEKTATIHQMIGSHKKEYLSFAIYIVGICLAFINTYIAIIGFMFVGVVWFLPDAKIEREISN; this comes from the coding sequence ATGAAAACATCAAGATTAGAAGCATTCAGTGATGGAGTTATCGCCATCATTATTACCATCATGGTATTGGAATTAAAAGCTCCCGAAGAAACTAATTTGAAAGGTTTAATTTCAATTGCACCCATTTTTATAAGTTATTTGAGCTTTATATATGTCGGGATTTATTGGAACAGCCATCATCATCTCTTCCAAATTACCGAAAAGGTAAACGGAAAAATACTTTGGGCCAATCTGCATCTTCTATTTTGGCTTTCGTTAATCCCTTTTACCACTTCGTGGATAGGTGAAAATCATATAGAAGCGATGTCTGTTTCACTTTATGGATTTGTATTTCTGATGAGTGCCATCGCATTTTTAATACTAAAAATTCAAATTCTTAAAAGCAGTGAAAAAACGGCAACCATCCACCAAATGATTGGCTCCCATAAAAAAGAATACCTCTCTTTTGCCATTTATATCGTGGGGATTTGCTTGGCATTTATCAATACTTACATCGCAATTATCGGTTTCATGTTTGTTGGTGTGGTTTGGTTTTTACCAGACGCTAAAATTGAAAGAGAAATAAGTAATTAA
- a CDS encoding 50S ribosomal protein L25/general stress protein Ctc yields the protein MKSITIQGTKRESVGKKSTKALRDAELVPCVVYGGGEPLNFSALEKAFKGLVYTPEAHTVSIEVDGQVIPAVLQDIQFHPITDKIIHADFYRLSDDKPVVMEVPVRLTGRSKGVVAGGVLRQSFRKLKVKAIPANLPDEVVVDITSLKIGNKLYVGSIKTEGFSFVHPDNAVVVAVKMSRNAAKGGAMADDDDEEEVATEVEGEAPATEEAAAE from the coding sequence ATGAAATCTATTACAATTCAAGGTACAAAAAGAGAAAGCGTGGGCAAAAAGTCGACAAAAGCTTTACGTGATGCTGAATTAGTTCCTTGTGTTGTTTACGGAGGTGGCGAGCCATTGAACTTCTCTGCATTAGAGAAAGCGTTCAAAGGTTTAGTGTATACTCCTGAAGCACACACGGTATCTATTGAAGTTGACGGACAGGTAATTCCTGCTGTTCTTCAGGATATTCAGTTCCACCCAATTACAGACAAAATTATTCATGCAGACTTCTACAGATTATCTGACGATAAGCCAGTAGTAATGGAAGTTCCTGTAAGATTAACAGGTCGTTCTAAAGGTGTTGTAGCTGGTGGTGTTTTACGTCAGTCTTTCAGAAAGTTGAAAGTAAAAGCTATTCCTGCAAACTTGCCAGACGAGGTAGTTGTAGACATTACTTCATTGAAGATTGGAAACAAACTTTATGTAGGTAGCATTAAAACTGAAGGATTCTCTTTCGTACACCCAGACAATGCAGTTGTTGTAGCTGTTAAAATGTCTAGAAATGCAGCGAAAGGTGGTGCTATGGCAGATGATGACGATGAAGAAGAAGTTGCAACTGAAGTTGAAGGAGAAGCTCCAGCAACTGAAGAAGCAGCAGCTGAATAA